CCTCGAGCGAGATGCCCAGCTCGCGCTTGAACGCGCGCTCGATGCCGACGCTGGGCGCCGCGTTCATGATCTGACCAATTGCTTCATCCCCCCATTTGCGGCCGACAAATGCCCAGAGTGCGTGTCCGTAGCGGTAGGGGAAAAAGCGCTCGGGATAATCGGTGAGCTGATCGATCGTCGGGATCTTTCCGTTGAGGGCTGCATCGCGCATCCAGGCATCGGTGAGCGAGCTGTTCGGGCCGAGCGAGAGATACTCCGCCATGCCCTCCGCGAACCAGAGAGGAGGATTGACCTGCTGCAGCGTCTGCAACCCGGCGCCCGCCTTTCCATGCGCAAAGATGTCGTACTGAAATGCGTGTACCATCTCGTGCGTTAGTACATGCTCAAAACTCTTGTAGTCGCCGGTGAAGTTCAGCAGCATGCGATGCCGCAGCGCTTCGGTGACGCCGCCGGTTCCTTCGCCGAGGTCGCCCGTCACGTTGTTCTGTCCAAAGTCGTTGCGCGACTCGAACAGCATGATCGGCTTCTTCTCGCGGAACTGGTGATCGAGAACGCGCGATAGGCGCGCGTAGGCTCGCTCAGCCATGCGCGCGGCGTCCATCGTGGCCTGAGCTTCTTCCGGATAGTAGTAAATCAGGAAGTGCTCAGTTTCCTTGATCCGCCAGTTGAACCGATCGTACTGAACCTGGTTCTGACCGAAGTAACTCTGCGCCTTTGCAGGCGTGTGTGGCAGCAGCGCCGCGACAACTACAGCGGCGAGTACCACACTTTTCTGCGACGTCACGCACCGGCTCCTTGAGACTCTACCGGGATCAGCGCCGCGTCGTTCCAGAGGCGCTCGAGCTGATAGAAACTCCGCAGCGTGGGATGAAAAAGGTGAACAACAAAATCCACGTAGTCGAGCAATACCCAGCGGCCCTGGGTCAAACCTTCTACGTGATGCGCCGCCGCCCCATCCCGCTTCAACTCCTCCAACACATGCTCACCTAGCGCGCGCACGTGCGTATCGGACGTGCCACTCGCCAGGACAAAAAAATCAGTCATATCGGAGACACCACGCAGGTCGAGAATCACGACGTCGTTCGCTTTG
The genomic region above belongs to Gemmatimonadaceae bacterium and contains:
- the rsfS gene encoding ribosome silencing factor; translated protein: MNTTTSLPSLALAQRAAQICLENKANDVVILDLRGVSDMTDFFVLASGTSDTHVRALGEHVLEELKRDGAAAHHVEGLTQGRWVLLDYVDFVVHLFHPTLRSFYQLERLWNDAALIPVESQGAGA